One genomic region from Streptomyces sp. Li-HN-5-11 encodes:
- a CDS encoding LPXTG cell wall anchor domain-containing protein gives MNTLTHKVRSSVAVSGTALLLAAAGLGLAPAASADGPQPPVLAVDTAAPAEVGLAGLPVAFTTKVSNTGAYDTSSARLIYRIDGGAGLPPNAVSLQYRLNGTAWKTVPLTYAHEKFSGEMPETFPLAAGKSRTVQLRIGVPMGTPHNGDSNGGTQQLKLTTVVSYGASGAATGTDHDTIKVDGPDAGLSGVPATVTAGGPAVSFEATVHNPTASRYENVTDTLITNRYASVQVLRSGTWKTLTPVTSNADADVYGFDVIGKDASLAAHSSTVAKIRVTYRKDTPTGKAEVQSCVYVNQGSRPFSGTTFCGNQATLKVLAAGSTGGTPTPAPTASATPTPSASAEAPSATSGTTSGMSGASSQLAKTGSSGTSTIAAAAGAFVLAGAGTLGVVALRRRRTRA, from the coding sequence TTGAACACGCTCACGCACAAGGTCCGTTCGTCGGTCGCGGTCTCGGGGACGGCCCTGCTGCTGGCCGCCGCCGGCTTGGGCCTCGCGCCGGCCGCTTCCGCGGACGGACCGCAGCCGCCGGTGCTGGCGGTCGACACCGCCGCACCCGCGGAGGTCGGACTGGCCGGCCTGCCGGTCGCCTTCACCACCAAGGTCTCCAACACCGGCGCGTACGACACCTCGTCGGCGCGGCTGATCTACCGGATCGACGGAGGAGCCGGCCTGCCGCCGAACGCCGTCAGCCTGCAGTACAGGCTCAACGGCACGGCGTGGAAGACGGTGCCGCTGACGTACGCCCACGAGAAGTTCTCCGGCGAGATGCCCGAGACCTTCCCGCTCGCCGCGGGCAAGTCCCGCACCGTGCAGCTGCGCATCGGGGTGCCCATGGGCACCCCGCACAACGGTGACAGCAACGGCGGCACCCAGCAGCTGAAGCTGACCACTGTCGTCTCCTACGGCGCCTCCGGAGCAGCCACCGGCACCGACCACGACACCATCAAGGTCGACGGCCCCGACGCCGGGCTGTCCGGCGTCCCCGCCACCGTGACCGCCGGCGGCCCCGCCGTCAGCTTCGAGGCCACGGTGCACAACCCCACCGCGTCGAGGTACGAGAACGTCACGGACACGCTGATCACCAACAGGTACGCCTCCGTGCAGGTGCTTCGCTCCGGGACCTGGAAGACCCTCACGCCGGTCACCTCGAACGCCGACGCCGATGTGTACGGGTTCGACGTGATCGGCAAGGACGCCTCCCTCGCCGCGCACAGCAGCACGGTCGCCAAGATCCGGGTGACCTATCGCAAGGACACGCCCACCGGGAAGGCCGAGGTGCAGTCCTGCGTATACGTCAACCAGGGGTCCAGGCCGTTCAGCGGCACCACCTTCTGCGGAAACCAGGCGACCTTGAAGGTGCTCGCGGCGGGCTCCACCGGGGGCACGCCCACCCCGGCCCCGACCGCCTCTGCGACCCCGACCCCCTCCGCCTCGGCCGAGGCCCCGTCCGCGACCTCGGGCACCACCTCGGGCATGTCCGGGGCGAGCTCGCAACTGGCCAAGACCGGAAGCAGCGGGACGTCCACGATCGCCGCGGCGGCCGGTGCCTTCGTCCTGGCCGGAGCCGGGACACTGGGTGTCGTGGCCCTGCGCCGCCGCCGCACGCGGGCCTGA
- a CDS encoding FCD domain-containing protein, whose protein sequence is MDELEEGAAVHSLAPFLRPVRGGNGFEEALEQILQIIRLGLVPHGERLPAERDLADRLGVSRVTLREVLKVLQDQGIVESRRGRYGGTFVLRRPEPADGARANELRRRVAAVEVEDTLRFREVLEVGAAGLVAEHGLLPEQAGRLRAALAATRDAPLADYRRADTMLHLTLADLCGSPTLAAQYAAVRATLNDLLDCIPLLVRNLEHSQEQHEALLDAVLEGDADGAREVMREHCAGTAALLRGFLP, encoded by the coding sequence ATGGACGAGCTTGAGGAAGGCGCGGCGGTACACAGCCTGGCGCCGTTTCTCCGGCCGGTACGGGGAGGCAACGGCTTCGAGGAGGCCTTGGAGCAGATACTCCAGATCATCCGGCTGGGCCTGGTGCCGCACGGGGAGCGCCTGCCGGCGGAGCGGGACCTGGCGGACCGGCTGGGGGTGAGCCGGGTGACCCTGCGGGAGGTGCTGAAGGTCCTGCAGGACCAGGGCATCGTGGAGAGCCGGCGCGGCCGGTACGGCGGCACGTTCGTCCTGCGGCGGCCGGAGCCGGCCGACGGCGCCCGTGCGAACGAGCTGCGCCGCCGCGTGGCGGCGGTCGAGGTGGAGGACACGCTGCGGTTCCGTGAGGTGCTGGAGGTGGGCGCGGCGGGGCTGGTGGCGGAACACGGCCTCCTTCCGGAGCAGGCCGGCCGGCTGCGCGCCGCGCTGGCGGCGACGCGTGACGCGCCGCTGGCCGACTACCGGCGCGCGGACACGATGCTGCACCTGACGCTGGCGGACCTGTGCGGCTCCCCCACGCTCGCCGCCCAGTACGCGGCCGTCCGGGCGACCCTGAACGACCTGCTGGACTGCATCCCGCTGCTGGTGCGCAACCTCGAGCACTCCCAGGAGCAGCACGAAGCGCTGCTCGACGCGGTTCTGGAGGGCGACGCGGACGGTGCCCGGGAGGTCATGCGCGAGCACTGCGCGGGCACCGCCGCCCTGCTGCGCGGCTTTCTGCCGTAA
- a CDS encoding aldehyde dehydrogenase family protein, with protein MSEHHVLNPATEEIVATVPASTASDVDAAVARAVKAQGSWANVAPGDRARLLRRFAAVIDDHVEELARLEVAEAGHPIGNARWEAGNARDLFDYAAGGVERLTGRQIPVAGGMNITIHEPLGVVAVIAPWNFPMPIASWGVAPALAAGNAVLLKPAETTPLTAIRLAELGLEAGLPEGLFQVLPGAGRVAGNALVEHPAVAKVVFTGSTAVGKQIMAKCAAGVKRVTLELGGKSPNIVFADADLAKAAAAAPGSFLDNTGQDCCARSRILVQRSVLDRFLELLEPAVKAWRVGDPADPDTRMGPLISAAQRETVRSYVPDGAPVVIRGEAPEGKGFWYPATVLAPTSPDDPAVTEEIFGPVAVILPFEDEADAVRLANATDYGLSGSIWTRDVGRALRVSGAVAAGNLSVNSHSSVRYWTPFGGYKRSGLGRELGPDALAAFTETKNVFISTEEN; from the coding sequence TTGAGTGAGCACCACGTACTCAATCCGGCGACCGAGGAGATCGTCGCCACCGTCCCCGCGTCGACCGCGTCCGACGTGGACGCCGCGGTCGCGCGGGCGGTCAAGGCCCAGGGAAGCTGGGCGAACGTCGCCCCCGGCGACCGGGCCCGGCTGCTGCGCCGCTTCGCCGCCGTCATCGACGACCACGTCGAAGAGCTGGCCCGGCTGGAGGTGGCCGAGGCGGGGCACCCGATCGGCAACGCCCGCTGGGAGGCCGGCAACGCCCGCGATCTGTTCGACTACGCGGCCGGCGGCGTCGAGCGCCTGACCGGACGTCAGATCCCAGTCGCGGGCGGCATGAACATCACGATCCATGAGCCGCTCGGCGTCGTCGCCGTGATCGCACCGTGGAACTTCCCGATGCCGATCGCCTCCTGGGGCGTGGCCCCCGCGCTCGCCGCGGGCAACGCCGTCCTGCTCAAGCCCGCCGAGACGACCCCGCTGACCGCGATCCGCCTCGCCGAACTGGGCCTGGAAGCGGGCCTGCCCGAGGGCCTGTTCCAGGTCCTTCCGGGCGCCGGACGGGTTGCGGGCAACGCCCTCGTCGAGCACCCGGCCGTGGCCAAGGTCGTCTTCACCGGCTCCACCGCCGTCGGCAAGCAGATCATGGCCAAGTGCGCGGCCGGCGTGAAACGGGTGACCCTGGAACTCGGCGGCAAGAGCCCCAACATCGTCTTCGCCGACGCCGACCTCGCCAAGGCCGCCGCGGCCGCCCCCGGCTCCTTCCTGGACAACACCGGGCAGGACTGCTGCGCCCGCAGCCGCATCCTCGTCCAGCGCAGCGTCCTCGACCGCTTCCTGGAGCTGCTCGAACCGGCCGTCAAGGCCTGGAGGGTCGGTGACCCGGCGGACCCGGACACCCGTATGGGGCCGCTGATCTCTGCCGCCCAGCGGGAGACGGTGCGCTCCTACGTCCCTGACGGCGCCCCCGTGGTCATCCGCGGCGAGGCTCCCGAGGGCAAGGGTTTCTGGTACCCGGCGACCGTGCTCGCCCCCACCTCGCCCGACGACCCGGCCGTCACCGAGGAGATCTTCGGCCCTGTCGCCGTCATCCTGCCCTTCGAGGACGAGGCCGACGCCGTACGCCTGGCCAACGCCACCGACTACGGGCTGTCCGGCTCCATCTGGACGCGCGACGTCGGGCGGGCGCTGCGCGTCTCCGGCGCGGTCGCGGCCGGAAACCTGTCGGTCAACTCGCACAGCAGCGTGCGGTACTGGACTCCCTTCGGCGGCTACAAGCGCTCCGGTCTCGGCCGGGAGCTGGGCCCCGACGCGCTGGCCGCCTTCACCGAGACCAAGAACGTCTTCATCAGCACCGAGGAGAACTGA
- a CDS encoding alpha/beta hydrolase, whose amino-acid sequence MQFTSERRLDGAVREREFTLGEIPGILWTPASASAPAPLILLSPPPLGLRKTYPRLMARALHSAADGFATATIELPGSGDRPRLPAAEQVLADLRRAMAAGEPVSDEIIDALILPLVDKAVPEWQAALDALLSLPEIGGPVGYSGGVISIGTRLAVVEPRISAAVLFAGSFVPRAMFEEARQVTIPLHVLLQWDDEGNDRQAALDLFDAFGSKEKTLHANMGGHTGVPQFAGEAAAQFFTRHLK is encoded by the coding sequence ATGCAGTTCACTTCCGAACGGCGTCTCGACGGCGCTGTCCGCGAGCGCGAGTTCACCCTCGGCGAGATCCCCGGCATCCTGTGGACGCCCGCATCCGCATCCGCACCGGCGCCGCTGATCCTGCTCAGCCCCCCTCCCCTCGGACTGCGCAAGACGTACCCCCGACTGATGGCACGAGCCCTGCACTCCGCGGCGGACGGCTTCGCGACGGCCACCATCGAGCTCCCCGGAAGCGGCGACCGGCCCCGTCTGCCCGCCGCCGAGCAGGTCCTCGCCGACCTGCGCCGGGCCATGGCGGCCGGCGAGCCGGTCAGCGACGAGATCATCGACGCGCTCATCCTCCCCCTGGTCGACAAGGCGGTCCCGGAATGGCAGGCCGCCCTGGACGCTCTCCTGTCGCTGCCCGAGATCGGCGGCCCGGTCGGGTACTCGGGGGGAGTGATCTCCATCGGGACCAGGCTGGCGGTGGTCGAGCCACGCATCTCGGCCGCTGTTCTGTTCGCCGGGAGTTTCGTCCCTCGCGCCATGTTCGAGGAGGCCCGCCAGGTCACCATTCCTCTGCACGTCCTGCTGCAGTGGGACGACGAAGGCAACGACCGGCAGGCGGCCCTGGACCTGTTCGACGCCTTCGGCTCCAAGGAGAAGACGCTGCACGCCAATATGGGCGGGCACACCGGCGTCCCGCAGTTCGCGGGGGAGGCCGCGGCACAGTTCTTCACGCGACACCTGAAGTGA
- a CDS encoding glutamine synthetase family protein: MADRRPPLLVDELRELIDLGEIDTVVLAFTDMQGRLQGKRFAARFFLDDVLDHGTEGCNYLLAVDADMNTVGGYTMSSWERGYGDFALHADPATLRRTSWDAGTALLLADLAWHDGSPVVASPRQILRCQLDRLAEYGWTAYAGTELEFMVFKDTYEEAWARGYRDMNPANQYNVDYSILGTGRIEPLLRRIRNEMGAAGMTVESAKGECNLGQHEIAFRYDDALTTCDQHSIYKTGAKQIAAQEGMALTFMAKWDEREGNSCHIHLSLRDEAGQPVLADDQGEYGMSKLMRHFLAGQLAALRDFTLLYAPNINSYKRFRPGSFAPTAVAWGPDNRTCALRVIGHGPSHRFENRLPGGDVNPYLAVAGMVAAGLHGVEQELELPEACTGNAYTSDARHVPTTLREATELWANSPIARAAFGDEVVEHYLNMARVELDAFDSAVTDWERFRSFERM; the protein is encoded by the coding sequence GTGGCTGACCGTAGGCCCCCACTCCTCGTCGACGAACTGAGAGAACTCATCGACCTCGGTGAGATCGACACTGTCGTCCTCGCCTTCACCGACATGCAGGGAAGGCTCCAGGGTAAGCGGTTCGCCGCCCGTTTCTTTCTCGACGACGTCCTCGACCACGGCACCGAGGGCTGCAACTACCTGCTCGCCGTGGACGCAGACATGAACACCGTCGGCGGCTACACCATGTCCTCCTGGGAGCGCGGCTACGGCGACTTCGCACTCCACGCCGACCCGGCCACCCTGCGCCGCACCTCCTGGGACGCGGGCACCGCGCTACTGCTGGCCGACCTGGCCTGGCACGACGGCTCCCCGGTGGTGGCCTCCCCACGGCAGATCCTGCGCTGCCAGCTGGACCGGCTCGCCGAGTACGGCTGGACGGCCTACGCCGGCACCGAGCTGGAGTTCATGGTCTTCAAGGACACCTACGAAGAGGCCTGGGCACGCGGCTACCGCGACATGAACCCCGCCAACCAGTACAACGTCGACTACTCGATCCTCGGCACCGGCCGCATCGAGCCCCTGCTGCGCCGCATCCGCAACGAGATGGGCGCGGCGGGCATGACCGTGGAGTCGGCCAAGGGTGAGTGCAACCTCGGGCAGCACGAGATCGCCTTCCGCTACGACGACGCCCTGACCACCTGCGACCAGCACAGCATCTACAAGACCGGTGCCAAGCAGATCGCCGCCCAGGAGGGCATGGCGCTCACCTTCATGGCCAAGTGGGACGAGCGGGAGGGCAACTCCTGTCACATCCACCTCTCGCTGCGCGACGAGGCCGGACAACCCGTCCTCGCCGACGACCAGGGCGAGTACGGCATGTCCAAGCTCATGCGCCACTTCCTCGCCGGGCAGCTCGCCGCCCTGCGCGACTTCACCCTGCTGTACGCGCCGAACATCAACTCCTACAAGCGGTTCCGTCCCGGCTCCTTCGCGCCCACGGCGGTCGCCTGGGGCCCCGACAACCGCACCTGCGCGCTGCGCGTCATCGGGCACGGCCCCTCCCACCGGTTCGAGAACCGGCTGCCCGGCGGAGACGTGAACCCCTACCTCGCGGTCGCCGGCATGGTCGCCGCGGGTCTCCACGGCGTCGAGCAGGAGCTGGAGCTGCCCGAGGCGTGCACAGGAAACGCCTACACCAGTGACGCCCGGCACGTTCCGACCACCCTGAGGGAGGCCACCGAGCTGTGGGCGAACAGCCCGATCGCCCGGGCCGCCTTCGGCGACGAGGTCGTCGAGCACTACCTGAACATGGCGCGCGTCGAGCTGGACGCGTTCGACTCTGCCGTGACGGACTGGGAGCGGTTCCGTTCCTTCGAGCGGATGTGA
- a CDS encoding glycoside hydrolase family 36 N-terminal domain-containing protein, with protein sequence MGGAAETHYRLRPGTDVIERHLVLRHTGTADDEAVTVVRADSATWVLPRLGEYRLSQVRGQWSAETQLWRTPLPYGETVTTSRRGTISHQANPWAVIDDGHATEDDGAVWSCALAWSGSRRLTAHGCHRARHTCSTWRMTALRPRWSCSGAHGASATMIPPCP encoded by the coding sequence GTGGGAGGGGCAGCAGAGACCCACTACCGCCTGCGCCCGGGCACGGACGTGATCGAACGCCATCTCGTCCTGCGCCACACCGGCACCGCGGACGACGAGGCGGTCACCGTGGTCCGCGCCGACTCGGCCACCTGGGTCCTGCCGAGGCTGGGCGAGTACCGGCTGAGCCAGGTCCGTGGCCAGTGGTCGGCCGAGACCCAGCTGTGGCGCACGCCGCTGCCGTACGGCGAGACGGTGACCACCAGCCGCCGGGGCACCATCAGCCACCAGGCCAACCCCTGGGCCGTGATCGACGACGGGCATGCCACCGAGGATGACGGCGCCGTCTGGTCCTGCGCCCTGGCGTGGAGCGGCAGCCGGCGACTGACCGCGCACGGCTGCCACCGAGCGCGTCACACGTGCAGTACCTGGCGCATGACGGCGCTGAGGCCGCGGTGGTCGTGCTCCGGCGCGCACGGCGCTTCGGCCACCATGATCCCGCCCTGCCCCTGA
- a CDS encoding GH36 C-terminal domain-containing protein: MLRRARRFGHHDPALPLKALDPSARCRDTATGAVHHGAVLLTHGLPADLAADDYTSLLVHLVREQG; encoded by the coding sequence GTGCTCCGGCGCGCACGGCGCTTCGGCCACCATGATCCCGCCCTGCCCCTGAAGGCCCTCGACCCCTCGGCCCGCTGCCGCGACACCGCCACCGGAGCGGTCCACCACGGCGCGGTGCTGCTCACCCACGGACTTCCGGCCGACCTGGCCGCGGACGACTACACCTCCCTCCTGGTCCACCTGGTACGGGAACAGGGCTGA
- a CDS encoding LysR family transcriptional regulator: protein MELLHLRYFVAVAQELNFSTAARKLHMAASPLSRRIRDLEKELGHRLFDRDTHHVTLTAAGTALLPIARGVLEQVDSIQWRLDETARPRRATLLLGVPSGVHPDLRERLEVLAERVSDRFEIKRWPGGTDRLVDAVCDGRLALTLARLPAGGDPALESLPVMSERLGAVVPRDRFAGRESVALTDLAELAYVVSPAGMTNAYFRALDQQLSELGIKKRIQISSATFDGISEMVSSGLAFSVSMLDQRSPVHNYHLDNVTVLPFSDFHPRLETGLIWRKDRAQGGDLEEVAAAAREVFAEPLRR from the coding sequence GTGGAGCTCCTGCATCTGCGCTATTTCGTCGCCGTCGCCCAAGAACTCAACTTTTCCACCGCTGCCCGCAAGTTGCACATGGCGGCGTCCCCGTTGAGCCGCCGCATCAGGGACCTGGAGAAAGAACTCGGACACCGGTTGTTCGACCGCGACACCCACCATGTGACGCTCACCGCCGCCGGCACCGCGCTGCTGCCGATCGCGCGGGGTGTGCTGGAGCAGGTCGACTCCATCCAGTGGCGGCTGGACGAGACGGCCCGGCCGCGCAGAGCCACCCTGCTGCTGGGTGTGCCCAGCGGCGTCCACCCGGACCTGAGGGAGCGGCTGGAGGTCCTGGCCGAGCGAGTGAGCGACCGGTTCGAGATCAAGCGCTGGCCGGGCGGCACCGACCGGCTCGTCGACGCCGTCTGCGACGGCAGACTCGCACTGACCCTGGCCCGCCTCCCGGCCGGTGGTGACCCCGCGCTGGAGTCGCTGCCGGTGATGTCGGAACGGCTCGGCGCGGTCGTGCCCAGGGACCGGTTCGCCGGGCGGGAGTCGGTCGCCCTGACGGATCTGGCCGAACTCGCCTACGTCGTCTCTCCCGCGGGCATGACCAACGCCTACTTCCGCGCACTCGACCAGCAACTGTCCGAACTCGGCATCAAAAAACGTATCCAAATAAGCAGTGCCACGTTCGACGGGATTTCTGAAATGGTGTCCAGCGGGCTGGCTTTCTCCGTTTCCATGCTGGATCAGAGAAGTCCCGTCCATAATTACCATCTGGACAACGTCACCGTCCTGCCGTTCTCTGATTTCCATCCCCGGCTGGAGACCGGGCTGATCTGGCGCAAGGACCGGGCCCAGGGCGGCGACCTGGAGGAAGTCGCGGCGGCGGCCCGCGAGGTGTTCGCTGAGCCACTCCGCCGCTAA
- a CDS encoding amino acid permease has protein sequence MPIDKHVPSSEPLERTPQPPSDEQRLHELGYAQELARSMSAFSNFAVSFTIISVLSGCLTLYGFGMNTGGPALITWGWPLVGAMTLFVGLAMAEVCSSYPTAGGLYYWAAKLAPSHGPAWAWFTGWFNFLGQVAVTAGIDFGAAFFMNALLDLQFGFAATPAHTILLFGLVLLAHGLLNTFGVKLVSFLSNVSVWWHVLGVLVIVGALAVLPSRHQSASFVFTHFVNNTGWHSGFYVGLLGLLLAQYTFTGYDASAHMTEETHDAAKAGPRGIVMSILVSLVAGWILLVGITFAIQDYNGALGSKTGVPPAQIFIDALGATGGKLLLLVAIGAQFFCGMSSVTANSRMIYAFSRDGALPGSRVWHRINKRTRTPTNAVWLAAGGAFLLGLPYLWNATAYAAVTSIAVIGLYIAYVLPVFLRLLQGKRFEPGPWHLGRWSGLIGVIAVGWTLFISVLFMLPTSSPVTATTFNYTPLAVLLVLGFAGAWWLVSARKWFTGPKVQGTAEELAAIEHEMEF, from the coding sequence GTGCCCATCGACAAGCATGTGCCGAGCTCGGAGCCGCTGGAGAGAACTCCCCAACCGCCCAGCGACGAGCAACGCCTGCACGAACTCGGTTACGCTCAGGAGCTGGCCCGTTCGATGTCGGCGTTCTCCAACTTCGCCGTCTCCTTCACCATCATCTCGGTCCTCTCCGGCTGCCTGACGCTGTACGGCTTCGGAATGAACACCGGAGGCCCGGCGCTCATCACGTGGGGGTGGCCGCTGGTAGGCGCCATGACGCTGTTCGTGGGCCTGGCCATGGCCGAGGTCTGCTCCAGCTACCCCACGGCGGGCGGCCTGTACTACTGGGCGGCGAAGCTGGCGCCCTCGCACGGCCCCGCATGGGCCTGGTTCACGGGCTGGTTCAACTTCCTCGGCCAGGTCGCGGTGACGGCCGGCATCGACTTCGGGGCCGCGTTCTTCATGAACGCGCTGCTGGACCTGCAGTTCGGCTTCGCCGCCACTCCGGCGCACACCATCCTCCTGTTCGGGCTGGTGCTCCTGGCCCACGGCCTGCTGAACACCTTCGGCGTGAAGCTGGTCTCCTTCCTCAGCAACGTCAGCGTCTGGTGGCACGTCCTCGGCGTCCTGGTCATCGTGGGCGCGCTGGCCGTCCTGCCGTCCAGGCACCAGTCCGCCTCCTTCGTCTTCACGCACTTCGTCAACAACACCGGCTGGCACTCCGGCTTCTACGTCGGCCTGCTGGGCCTGCTGCTCGCGCAGTACACCTTCACCGGCTACGACGCCTCGGCGCACATGACCGAGGAGACGCACGACGCGGCCAAGGCCGGCCCGCGCGGCATCGTGATGTCCATCCTCGTCTCCCTGGTCGCCGGATGGATCCTGCTGGTCGGCATCACCTTCGCCATCCAGGACTACAACGGCGCGCTGGGCAGCAAGACCGGCGTTCCCCCGGCGCAGATCTTCATCGACGCGCTCGGTGCCACGGGCGGCAAGCTGCTTCTGCTCGTCGCCATCGGCGCTCAGTTCTTCTGCGGGATGTCGTCCGTCACCGCCAACTCGCGGATGATCTACGCGTTCTCGCGGGACGGCGCACTCCCCGGCTCCCGGGTGTGGCACCGCATCAACAAGCGGACCAGGACCCCGACCAACGCGGTATGGCTGGCAGCCGGCGGCGCCTTCCTGCTGGGCCTGCCGTACCTGTGGAACGCCACGGCGTACGCGGCCGTCACCTCGATCGCGGTCATCGGCCTGTACATCGCCTACGTCCTGCCCGTCTTCCTCCGCCTGCTGCAGGGCAAGCGGTTCGAGCCCGGCCCGTGGCACCTCGGCCGCTGGAGCGGACTCATCGGCGTGATCGCAGTGGGATGGACCTTGTTCATCTCGGTGCTGTTCATGCTGCCGACGAGCAGCCCCGTCACCGCGACGACCTTCAACTACACACCGCTCGCGGTCCTTCTCGTCCTCGGCTTCGCCGGCGCGTGGTGGCTGGTCTCCGCCCGCAAGTGGTTCACCGGCCCGAAGGTCCAGGGCACGGCCGAGGAACTGGCCGCCATCGAGCACGAGATGGAATTCTGA
- a CDS encoding sigma-70 family RNA polymerase sigma factor, with amino-acid sequence MAGPHPADPIADAFESHRDRLRAVAYRMLGSHADAEDVVQEAWLRLSRQDTDTIDNLGGWLTTVVGRISLDVLRSGRMRPEVSFDDRPTEFTVTLDDAPAPEDLVALGDSVGLALLTVLDSLRPDERLALVLHDVFAVPFAEIGTILGKSADATKMLASRARRRIEAAQQPASAGRQQREVVQAFLAAARDGRFEQLLHILHPEVKFTVHTPNGTYVTIGATEVATRARVAAGAARGHAATVNGRPGVISWSKDGTPLSLLAFTVADGHVTEITAVADPARLALMDLPAPV; translated from the coding sequence ATGGCCGGCCCCCATCCCGCGGACCCGATCGCCGATGCCTTCGAGTCCCACCGTGACCGGCTGCGCGCCGTCGCCTACCGCATGCTCGGATCACATGCCGACGCGGAAGACGTGGTGCAGGAGGCGTGGTTGCGTCTGTCCCGCCAGGACACCGACACCATCGACAACCTCGGCGGCTGGCTGACCACCGTGGTCGGCCGCATCAGTCTCGATGTCCTGCGGTCGGGCCGGATGCGCCCAGAGGTCTCCTTCGACGACCGGCCAACCGAGTTCACCGTGACGCTCGACGACGCTCCTGCTCCGGAAGACCTTGTGGCACTCGGGGACTCCGTCGGCCTCGCGCTGCTCACGGTCCTCGACTCGCTGCGCCCTGACGAGCGGCTGGCGCTCGTGCTGCACGACGTGTTCGCCGTGCCCTTCGCGGAGATCGGCACCATTCTCGGCAAATCCGCCGACGCGACCAAAATGCTCGCCAGCCGCGCACGCAGGAGGATAGAAGCCGCCCAGCAGCCGGCGAGCGCCGGGCGACAACAACGCGAGGTCGTCCAAGCCTTCCTGGCCGCGGCCCGCGACGGTCGGTTCGAGCAGCTGCTGCACATCCTCCACCCCGAAGTGAAGTTCACCGTCCACACCCCGAACGGCACGTACGTCACGATCGGAGCCACCGAAGTCGCCACCCGCGCGCGAGTGGCCGCCGGCGCGGCACGAGGACATGCGGCCACCGTCAACGGCCGCCCCGGCGTCATCTCCTGGAGCAAGGACGGCACCCCGCTCTCCCTCCTCGCCTTCACCGTCGCCGACGGCCACGTCACCGAGATCACCGCCGTGGCCGACCCGGCCAGACTCGCGCTCATGGACCTGCCGGCCCCGGTGTGA
- a CDS encoding carboxymuconolactone decarboxylase family protein, which yields MENRLKNKNTNNPGVWTAIQHLQKAIAAGGVDPKLLALVHLRASQINSCSACVHASVTGGKKAGDTDERLHNVAAWREAPFYTDAERAALALAEAATRLQDGAQGVTDEIWEEVNAHFTEEQIGALNLEIALTNFFNRINRTIKEPAGKTW from the coding sequence ATGGAAAACCGGCTCAAGAACAAGAACACGAACAACCCCGGCGTCTGGACCGCGATCCAGCACCTCCAAAAGGCGATCGCCGCCGGGGGCGTCGACCCGAAGCTGCTCGCGCTGGTCCACCTGCGCGCCAGCCAGATCAACAGCTGCTCGGCGTGCGTCCACGCCAGTGTCACCGGGGGGAAGAAGGCCGGTGACACCGATGAGCGGCTGCACAACGTAGCGGCGTGGCGTGAGGCGCCGTTCTACACCGATGCGGAGCGCGCGGCACTGGCGCTGGCCGAGGCAGCCACCCGGCTGCAGGACGGCGCGCAGGGCGTCACCGACGAGATCTGGGAAGAGGTCAACGCCCACTTCACCGAGGAGCAGATCGGCGCGCTCAACCTGGAGATCGCGCTGACCAACTTCTTCAACCGGATCAACCGCACCATCAAGGAACCAGCCGGCAAGACCTGGTAG